Part of the Paenibacillus kyungheensis genome, CCGATTGTACAGCCGCTTCTAGAATTTTTAGACGAATATCTTTTTCTGATTTTTTCTTTTTATCTGCCAGTGTGACGACAGGCTCAGGATCAGAAGATAATAATGGCAAGAAGATACTCGCTAATATAAGACTAAGCAAAATAACACCTGCTGCAATAAATAAGATCAATTCCCGCTCAGGAAATGCTGTTCCATCATTAAGCACATAGGGAATAGAGAAAGCAGCAGCTAACGTTAATGCTCCTCGAACTCCAGATAAAGAAGTTAACAATATTCCTCTCAGACTAGGTCGATTCGATTCAGAAGGTGTCTGTAACAAATAACGAACACTCCAGAAAGCATAAATCCAGATAAAGCGCAGTACATATAGAAGTAACGTAATAAGTACTACATAACCTAGTACACGCCCATTGTTGAAATTAACATTTTGGAATATCGTACCCATCACTTCTGGAATCTGTACGCCCAGTATCATAAACACCAAGCCATTTAGCACAAATACAAGCACAGACCATGTACTGGTAGATACCAGTTGCATTTTGAGTTGTACCGATTCAGCACGATCCCGCTCCATTGCATGCACAATACCGCCAGCGACAACTGCCAAGATGCCGGATACACCAATTTCTTCCGCCAGTAAGTAGATAACAAATGGAGTTAAGATTTGCCATAATACATGAACTGTAATATCTTCCATGCCCCAGCGTCGCAACCACACCTGACAACGAATAAGAATAAAAGACATCAATGCTCCAAGTGCCAGTCCACCAAGCGCTACAAGTATGAAGCTAAATGAAGCTTGCCATAATGAAAAAGTACCGGTGACAGTAGCAGCGACTGCAAATTTAAAAGCAACCAGACCAGAAGCATCATTAAGTAAAGATTCACCTTCTAATAGACGATGAATCGATTGTGGTAAATGTACACGCTTGGCAAGTGAACCTACCGCAACAGCATCTGTCGGCGACAAAATAGCCGCTAATGCAAAAGCCGCTGGTAAAGGAATACTTGGAATAAGACTATGAATCGCATAACCTGCAATCAACACCGTCGCAAATACAAGACCAAATGCTAGTGCGATAATCGGCACCCGCAGATTCCATAGTTCATCTCTTGGTGTTCGTCGTCCATCGTTATATAGCAACGGTGCAATAAACAATACAAGAAACAGCTCAGGATCAAGAGGTAACTCTACGCCTACAATCGAGACAATAATTCCGAGTGCAATCTGGAATAAAGGTACTGGAACCAGCGGAACCAGACGATTCAAAATATTAGAAATACCAATCATTAAAAGTAGTACAAGTACAGCGATAAAGTACTCCATAGCCTTCCCCCTCTTTTTACTCTATTCGATATGCAATAAATCTTGTCATTATTCCCCTTTACAGTCAAGAAAGAAACAATATTTTTGAACTCAAACAAACGTATACGCTACAACCGTATCCTTTAATGGACTTCGGTGTAGCGTATACGCTCTAATTTTGCATACTGCATAATTGCATAGACATAAGCATCGTCTAGGATTTTAGATAAGAGCTTTTGGGATCTAACCGATCTCTAAGATCATCTCCTATAATATTGATGGCCAGTACAAATACAGTAATCGCTAGACCGGGGAATGTACAGATCCACCATGCGACCGTAAGATAACCTCTGCCTTGAGATAACAATGCACCCCAATCTGGAATCTCATGAATCACTCCTAATCCCAGAAAGCTAAGCCCTGCGCCTGTAAGAATCGATGTACCCAGACCTAGCGTAGCCATCACGAGAATCGGTGAGACTGCATTAGGCAGGATATGCTTCCAGACTATACGTAGACCCGAAGCACCCAGCGAACGAGAAGCTTCTACATAACCACGACTGCGCAAACTTACCATTTGTCCACGTATAACGCGTGCATAACCCGGGATCGCTGATACTGAGATAGCGATAATAATATTGATAAGCCCGGGACCAAGTGCAGCAGCGATCGCTAATGCTAATAATACCCCCGGAATCGTCATCAGAATATCGATCAATCTCATAATCATCGTATCCAGTATGCCACCTCTATACCCTGCTAGCGTTCCTAGCAATACGCCTACAAGTACACCTATGACGACCGAACTGAATCCAATTAATAACGAATCCCGAGCACCATACACAACTAGACTGAATACATCTCTGCCAAAATAATCTGTTCCGAACCAATTGATCATATTCGGTGCTTGTAAAATGCGATCAGCTAGCATTTCTACAGGTGAGTATGGAGCGATCCACTGAGGTACAAGCGCGCACAATATGATAAATGCAATAATCAGCAATGCACCATACCACATATAACGATTGGCAACTGCTTGCCATGACCACTTCTGGACGACATTAGATTGAGCTTGCTTTGCTTCCCAGTCTGCTGTTAATGTAGCGGATGGTGTGATCTGCTTCATCGATATCCTCCTTTCGATCTTATCTAAAATTAATTATGTGAGTGACCGCCGAATACGAGGATCAATATAGGTATACGAGATATCAACAAGTAGATTAATAACGACATAGAGAATAGCTGTAAAAAAGACAACCCCCTGTACTACCGGAATATCGCGCGCCATAATCGCATCCGCGAGAATCCGTCCTATTCCTTGCCTTGAAAAAACAGTCTCAATAACTACCGTTCCTGCTAACATTTCTCCTATCTGCATACCGACTACAGTCACGACAGGAATTAAAGCATTGCGCAGTGCATGCTTATACAAAATGACATGACGAGAGATTCCTTTTGCCCGTAATGTAGTGATAAAAGGTTCACTTAGCACTTCTAACATACTATTGCGAACCATACGAATCACAAATCCTGCTCCAACGATTCCTAGCGTGATCGCCGGCAACACCAGAGTAGATATACCGTCAGAACCCATCGCCGGGAACCAGCCCAGTTGAATTGAAAAGATTAAGATTAGCAAAATCCCTGACCAGAATGTCGGCATCGAAATACCAAACAATCCAATAGTACGAGCCAGTATATCGATCCATCCATTACGATGAACAGCTGACAATATCCCGAGGATCACACCGATCAACACTGCTATACACGTACTCGCTAAAGTTAAGATCAATGTCGAAGGAAAATTCGCTATAATTTTGGGTAGTACTGGATCAGAATTGACCATAGATACACCAAAATCACCACGTAACATATCTGCTAGATAATGACCAAATTGAATATAAAACGGCTGATCTAATCCTAATTGAATACGTAAATTCTCTATCATTTCAGGAGTGGCATATGTTGGATCTATCATGGATAGAACAGGATCACCCGGTAACAGGTAAAAGATTGCAAATACCAGTGTTAATGATCCTAAAATAACCAGTAACGATGAAATCGTACGTGTAATGATCGTCTGTACCATGTATATCCTCCTTATCCTCCAATACGTACATCATTAAAGAGTGGATAGCCTAAATAATCAAATGAAATGCCCTGTACAGTCTGAGATGCCGCAACCGTATACGGGAAAATATAGACAGGAATAATCACAGCTAGTTCGTTAATACGTTGTTGTACGTTGCGATAGATGTTGGCACGTTGATCTTTATCTTTTTCAACAGCGCCTTGTTCTAGCCATTGATCGATTTGTGGATCAGAAAGTCCTGGCAGTGTAGGGCGTGCAGATGGCTCAGCAGTATGATAGAAAGCTGATAAAGCATTCGGATCAGAGTTCACCTGACTATTTCCATACAGATCATATTCTCCATTTTGATAGACAACAGTAGAAATATCTTTGGTGATATTGACTTGTACATCAATACCGACTGCTTTTAGTTGCTGTTGAATCATCGCTGCAATATCATTTCGCTTTTCCCGATTAGGAGAGCCGTCTACATATTTCAGGGTAAGACGTTGACCGTCTTTGATACGTATACCGTCTTGTCCTTTCACCCATCCCAGTTCATCGAGTAGATTATTGGCATGTGTCAGATCAGGTTGGTTTGTATTTTCTAATGATTCATCATATCCCAAAATGCCCGGCGTTAGAGCAGACCATGCACGTTCATACGTCCCTAGATATAACGTTTTGACAATCGCATTGACATCAATAGCCGATTGGAGCGCTTGTCTTGCTTTGACATTATCCCATGGAGCATGACGCTCATTAATAAATAATGTATACGGTAACCCTAATGTGTTGGCCTGAAGCAATTGTAGATCAGGGCTATTTTTTAATGCCAATATATTTTGTGGAGGGACAGTCTCTGCGGCAAGTACCTGCTTACTTTGTACACTACCGATTCGAGTCGCTTCTTCTGGAATGATCGAAAATGTTATTCCGTCTATATGCGGCGCACCTGTGTTTTTTACAGTTTCAGGTGCCCATGTATAATCAGGGTTCTTTTTCACAGAAATCGAGGTATTATCTTTCCAATCGACATATTGATAAGGTCCTGAACCCACTGGTTTTTTGCCAAATTGTTCGCCTTCTTGTTTGGCGGCAGTAGGTGATACTATCCCGAGCATTGCTTGACTGATATTCCCTAGAAAAGCTTCTGAAGGTGTCGACAGATTAACTTGAACAGTATACTCATCAATGACTTTAGACGATGTATACGGACGAATCAGTGCAAGTGCATTTGCCGCTTTGGTTGCTGGATCAATCACACGATCAAAGTTGAATTTTACCGCTTCCGCATTAAATGGTGTTCCATCATGGAATTTTACATCTTTACGTAATTTGAAAGTATACTTTTTACCATCTTTGGATACAGTCCACGACTCTGCAAGCCACGGCTTAATTGAACCATCGGCTGTCTGTACAACAAGACTATCATATAGGGTACGCATAACCCTTACCGATACTGCTAGACCACTTCGATGAGGATCAAGTGTATCCGGTGAAGTTGCTAATGCGTAAGTCAATGTACCTCCATTAGCAGTAGCTACGCTACCTTGAGCATTACTTTTTTCTACAACTCCACCACAACCGGATACTACCAGTGATATTGCGATTAGTAGACCACTTACAGTCAACCATAATCGGTGATGGGTATGATTTCTTTGAGTATCTGTCATAAGTTATTCCTTTCACCATATTATTAGGGATATTTGGAGAACCTCAGAATGTATAGATCAAGCGATGATATCAATACATACGTAGCGATTAAGCGAGCGCATCCAATGCAAATTGAATATGCATTTTAGCTCCTAACAGCAACACACGTTCATCTATATCGAACTTTGGATGATGTAACGGATAAGCAGATGTTGCCTCCTGAGGACGGCATCCGATAAAAGCAAATACACCCGGGCGGTGCTGGGTATATAATGCAAAGTCTTCACCTGCAAGAAAAGGTTGCTCTAATTCCATTACATTTTCTTTACCGAAAATAGGTTCTGCTGCTTGTATTGCTCGATCTACTGCGGACGCTTCATTATTCAGCACTGTGCCTGTACGCTGTGTAATCGTTGCTTTTCCACCATGCAGACAAGCGATACTATGAGCATAATCAGCGATAGCTTTAGTTATGCGTTCGACAGTTTCTGTGCGAAATGCTCGAAAAGTGCCAGTCACTTCACTTTCACCTGCAATCACATTTTTGACCGTTCCCGCATGTAATGTTCCAAACGATAACACTTTGGCTTCTGTAGGATTGATCCCTGTCGTCATAAAAATCTGCATATCATTCACAAATCGCGCTGCCATAATAATCGCATCTGAAGATAAATGTGGCGCACTATGATGACCGGAAGTCCCTTGAAAATGAACTGCAAAATGGCAGGACGCCGCCATCGCTGTCTCCTTGTGTATACCGATGCTCCCTACAGGAAGGTCAGGCCAGACATGCATCGCAAAAGATTGAGACACTCCTTGTAAAATGCCATCTTCGATCATATCTCGTCCTCCGCTAATCCAGCGATCATCTAAAGGAGAACGAAGAGCCCCTTCTTCCGCAGGTTGAAAAACAAATTTGATCGTTCCCCGAAAGTGCTCCCGATGATCGCTCAATACTTTAGCAGCTCCAAGCAACATGGCAGTATGAGCATCATGACCACATGCATGCATATAACCTTCACGCCGGGAAGCATACGCATAATCATGTTCTTCTTGAATCGGCAAAGCATCAATATCAGCACGTAATAGGATCGTCTCACCATCTTCTGCTCCATGCAGAATACCAACTACGCCTTGACCAAAATGCTTGCCTACTCCGCTTTGTACTTCTAGCCCCCATTTGCGTAACAGCCCAATAATCAGTGTGGTTGTATGATCGACATCGAAAAGAACTTCAGGGTGAGCATGCAACTCGCGACGAATACGAATAAGGTCGGACTCAAGTGTGTCCGGCAAAGATAAAGCAACAGCAAGTTCACTCATCCTCCATGTCCTCCCTTTCTTTTTCTAATGTTGTTAATTCCTATCTACTTAATTGGTATTGTTACATAAATGTAGACTTAATCAGGCTCAAGGTCAATGAATTCGCTTATAGATAAGATTGATATAGATATAGAACATATCAATCTTATAGCTATAGCCAGTGAGATACAGTTCTTTTGAAAATAAAAAAAGCCCGTTCACCTTATACAGTGAACGAGCTTGGGGTAGATCTGTATTTCGTTTATACATTTATTTCTTCCGCTGATTTTACTTCATTTTGGTTATCTGCTTTGGTTATTTCTTTTTGATAAATGGTAGTACGATTTCTGCCTTCTCGTTTGGAAGTATACATAGCTTCATCCGCATGACTAATCAAATCATTTGGTGTTTTGCCATGTTCAGGGAAAGCAACTACCCCACTTGATACAGTGATCAATTCTCCTGAAGGACTCACAGTACCATGAAGCAATTCACGTAATCGTTCAGCGACAATATAAGCGCGGGTCACATTACATCCACGTAATAAGATTCCGAATTCTTCTCCACCATAGCGAAAGCATACATCTCCTTCGCGAGAGACATTACGCATCGTGACGGCTAGAAATTGCATGACTCGATCTCCGGTGAGATGACCATACGTATCATTGACTCGTTTGAAATGATCGATATCTAACATCACCATAGCAAAAGGTTCATCCCCGATACACCATGTTTCTAGCGTAGAATCAAAATTACGCCGATTAGCGAGACCGGTTAGACCATCGAGTGCTGTCTCATTTTTTAATTTCACAATATACTTCTGTAGTTGTCTGGTCGTAAAACGAATACTTTGATACAGTACTTTCACTTCATATGTCCCCGAGCGAATAGGCGGTAACGCTTCACTTTTCCAATCATCTACCATACGGTTAGAGTAATCTGCTAAGACCTGCAAAGGACGCACAGCTAGATACGTAATAATCCAACCCGCAGCTAACGTAATCAATAACAAAGGTAACGATAACAAAATACTTTTTTGAAGTAATTCTCGCAGTGGAACACTTATCACCGATGCAGGTGTTTGTACAATCACACCCCAACTGCTTTTCATATTATAAGCATATCCTGTATAGAAGGTCTGATTCTGCTGATCTGTAAATTCAATCTTACCAGCCAAGCCAGCCATCACTTTCCATACAGCTTCATCGGCAGCTTTATTCGATCCTACTAATTTTAGATTAGGATGGAAAATAATATTGCCTTTCGGACCGACTGCATATACATAAGAACCATCTGATGAATAATCTTGCTCCAGAATACCTTGTAATACATTAGACTTCTGTAAATAAATCGTTCCGGCAATATAACCGTAATACCGTTCTTGTTTGTCAAACAACGGGCTGGTCACTAATACAATCCATCTACCGTCTTTGCTCATAAAAGGTTCGGTAATATGAGGGATTTGAATTTCTAGTAGCGTATTGTTAATAGGTCCACTCAATTGTTGCCCTGCTTTGACGCCTGATGTTGCGGGTACTGTATTGTTTACGATCAAATCTTTATTTACAATAACAATCGAATTAAAATAATTTTTGTTATTCGTATACAAATCTTCTAACAAATCTTGATCGATTTTATTTTCACGTTGCCATATTGTAGCCAATGCATCTATACTTTCTTGCATCGTACCTAATATATTACCTGCCGCATTTGCAAGTTCAGTGGCATGCTGGTAATTATTATCTAAATAATTATTAATCAGGGCTTGCTTACTAACGATATAGGCCGAATAAATCGAGATAATCATCGTAAGTAAAATAGAGAAAACAATGATAGTGCTTACAATGGTGACAAGCCTGAATCCTTTTTTAGGATATAAACGCAATCGGACACCCCACCTGACAAATCAAATATTAATCAACTTTAATTTTAACACAACCTTTTTCACAAAAGAAAGCAAAAGACACTTTAAATCGTCTTTTGCTTTCTAGAATATTATAAAAAGAAGATTACGACCGTACTGTTTGTTCTTTACGGCTCGTTTTCATTTTAGATAACGTTTTATTGATCCAAATAGCTGCCTGTGCGCCTTCACCCATTGCAATATTAGCTTGCTCAGAATGTGCACCCAGATCTCCAGCAATCCAGACATTTTCAATATTGCTCATTTTGGAGCGCGGATCTGTCTCGATATGATGATTATGAATAGTCTCTACACCTAATTGCTCTGCAAGTTCTGAATTCACATGATTGCCTCCAAAAGCTATAAAACCACGCTCTGCTTCTATCACCTGACCGCCTTCTAACTCTACACTATGGATAATACCACCTTCGTGATAATTGACCATATCTACAGCCGATTCAATATACGATATTTCTTTTTCTTGTAGACGTTCCATCGTTTCTGGACGGAATGGCTTGGATTCATGATTGATATAGATAAGATCTGAAGTACGCTCTGACAAAATCAAAGCCATTTGAGCACCAGCTTCACCTGCACCGATCACGACAGTACGGCGATCTTCAATCTCATATCCATCGCAGTCCGGGCATACATACACACTATACCCTAATGTTTCGACCAGCCCGGGTAAGCGTGGGAATCGATCGATCAAGCCTGTCGCTAGCAATAAGGTTCTAGCTTTATAACTTTCTCCTTGTGCTCCTTTAAGCAAGAAATGATCTTCTTCTTTTTTCGCTTCCAAAATGCGATCTTCATGAAATTGTACGCCTAATGGCTCAGCATGTTCCCGTCCAATTTTGCGTAATTCCTCTCCTGATATTCCATCAGGAAAGCCAAGAATATTTCCGTAGTTCTGGCATAATGTTGAACGTCCATGCCCTGCATCGATGACCAGTACCTCATGAGCAGAATATCTTCCTAGCTGAATAGCTGCTTGTAATCCTGCTATTCCTCCTCCTACAATAATGCAATCGTATAAAGTATTATCACTAATCATCGTTGTTGACCTCCTTGAATTGATGTTGCATTTGATCACTTTTTTATCGTTAACGACCGCTTATTTCTGTTCATAACAAGGCTAGATGGATAGATAAGAGTATGTTAATAAATGTTTGATACTTACTTACGATTAAAAAGATCGTATAAGATAATATGTAAACCTCTTATATATTATGAAACGCAATCGACTACATATTACAAAAAATCCTCTTCTTCTGTAGCCTAATATCTACAGGAAAAAGAGGATTTGATTTGTACTATCGTATTAATTAAGATCTGCTGGTGTTATTTCATATAAAGAACCGCTCATCATCCCACCGAATCCGCCGCTATTGTTCGTGCGATTCATCCCATTCATCGGGCTGTTCATCGTAGCAGTAGGCACTTTAGCATTATTTGCACCGGAAAGGCTGTTTTGCAACACCGTACTTGTAGTATCCTGCCACTCTTCCGTTGGAATTTCGGTACCATGTTCTTTGATCCATGTGATGATCTCATTTGATTCTCCACCACGACCACCGATCCCATTAATCATGAAGTATTTTATTTCTCCTTTACTAATCAATGCTTTCAAAGAATCGACTGTCAGAATCGGATCACTTCCACCGAATCCGCCCATTGCCATAACAGGCTTACCGGTCTGAATAATATACGGAGCGGCTGAACTGGCATTCGATACAGCAAATAGATATTTTTCACCTGTATTGTGTTGAGTTACATATTGCAATAATTTTTCGTTGGCTGTTTGATACATTCCACCGCGATTAGGCGTTCTTGCAGGTGCTGTATTAGTATTCTCTGAAGGCAAAGTATTTTCGGTAGGTGTCATCGTAGTATCCGGGTTAGCAGGTCTTATAGAAGCATTACTGCCTCCTGCACCTATCATATTAGGAGGATTACCACCGAATCTACCGAACCCTTCCTTAACTTCAGGGCCGCCAGCTGGGA contains:
- a CDS encoding ABC transporter permease yields the protein MKQITPSATLTADWEAKQAQSNVVQKWSWQAVANRYMWYGALLIIAFIILCALVPQWIAPYSPVEMLADRILQAPNMINWFGTDYFGRDVFSLVVYGARDSLLIGFSSVVIGVLVGVLLGTLAGYRGGILDTMIMRLIDILMTIPGVLLALAIAAALGPGLINIIIAISVSAIPGYARVIRGQMVSLRSRGYVEASRSLGASGLRIVWKHILPNAVSPILVMATLGLGTSILTGAGLSFLGLGVIHEIPDWGALLSQGRGYLTVAWWICTFPGLAITVFVLAINIIGDDLRDRLDPKSSYLKS
- a CDS encoding Na+/H+ antiporter, translated to MEYFIAVLVLLLMIGISNILNRLVPLVPVPLFQIALGIIVSIVGVELPLDPELFLVLFIAPLLYNDGRRTPRDELWNLRVPIIALAFGLVFATVLIAGYAIHSLIPSIPLPAAFALAAILSPTDAVAVGSLAKRVHLPQSIHRLLEGESLLNDASGLVAFKFAVAATVTGTFSLWQASFSFILVALGGLALGALMSFILIRCQVWLRRWGMEDITVHVLWQILTPFVIYLLAEEIGVSGILAVVAGGIVHAMERDRAESVQLKMQLVSTSTWSVLVFVLNGLVFMILGVQIPEVMGTIFQNVNFNNGRVLGYVVLITLLLYVLRFIWIYAFWSVRYLLQTPSESNRPSLRGILLTSLSGVRGALTLAAAFSIPYVLNDGTAFPERELILFIAAGVILLSLILASIFLPLLSSDPEPVVTLADKKKKSEKDIRLKILEAAVQSVHSNMNDSNQEAARNLIAEVKGYMSKSDAFQKRIMEINGMGPQEMEIYLHGIHAERTEVRRLRDRGEITAEMAMTFEYRLDRLETVLRDRSDTGIAECLDKWKGMIPLNNVEHSESLEPQDEAARTHMLKKLKLHTSIAAIESIQKHINPSNQLASNKIIARYEKVIHAIQYQTGQALPDITLDKGKLDLITTAIQNQRDKVQELYESGEIDRQHARKMRHFVQDLEKWILMEN
- a CDS encoding NAD(P)/FAD-dependent oxidoreductase; the protein is MISDNTLYDCIIVGGGIAGLQAAIQLGRYSAHEVLVIDAGHGRSTLCQNYGNILGFPDGISGEELRKIGREHAEPLGVQFHEDRILEAKKEEDHFLLKGAQGESYKARTLLLATGLIDRFPRLPGLVETLGYSVYVCPDCDGYEIEDRRTVVIGAGEAGAQMALILSERTSDLIYINHESKPFRPETMERLQEKEISYIESAVDMVNYHEGGIIHSVELEGGQVIEAERGFIAFGGNHVNSELAEQLGVETIHNHHIETDPRSKMSNIENVWIAGDLGAHSEQANIAMGEGAQAAIWINKTLSKMKTSRKEQTVRS
- a CDS encoding ABC transporter substrate-binding protein, with the translated sequence MTDTQRNHTHHRLWLTVSGLLIAISLVVSGCGGVVEKSNAQGSVATANGGTLTYALATSPDTLDPHRSGLAVSVRVMRTLYDSLVVQTADGSIKPWLAESWTVSKDGKKYTFKLRKDVKFHDGTPFNAEAVKFNFDRVIDPATKAANALALIRPYTSSKVIDEYTVQVNLSTPSEAFLGNISQAMLGIVSPTAAKQEGEQFGKKPVGSGPYQYVDWKDNTSISVKKNPDYTWAPETVKNTGAPHIDGITFSIIPEEATRIGSVQSKQVLAAETVPPQNILALKNSPDLQLLQANTLGLPYTLFINERHAPWDNVKARQALQSAIDVNAIVKTLYLGTYERAWSALTPGILGYDESLENTNQPDLTHANNLLDELGWVKGQDGIRIKDGQRLTLKYVDGSPNREKRNDIAAMIQQQLKAVGIDVQVNITKDISTVVYQNGEYDLYGNSQVNSDPNALSAFYHTAEPSARPTLPGLSDPQIDQWLEQGAVEKDKDQRANIYRNVQQRINELAVIIPVYIFPYTVAASQTVQGISFDYLGYPLFNDVRIGG
- a CDS encoding M20 metallopeptidase family protein; protein product: MSELAVALSLPDTLESDLIRIRRELHAHPEVLFDVDHTTTLIIGLLRKWGLEVQSGVGKHFGQGVVGILHGAEDGETILLRADIDALPIQEEHDYAYASRREGYMHACGHDAHTAMLLGAAKVLSDHREHFRGTIKFVFQPAEEGALRSPLDDRWISGGRDMIEDGILQGVSQSFAMHVWPDLPVGSIGIHKETAMAASCHFAVHFQGTSGHHSAPHLSSDAIIMAARFVNDMQIFMTTGINPTEAKVLSFGTLHAGTVKNVIAGESEVTGTFRAFRTETVERITKAIADYAHSIACLHGGKATITQRTGTVLNNEASAVDRAIQAAEPIFGKENVMELEQPFLAGEDFALYTQHRPGVFAFIGCRPQEATSAYPLHHPKFDIDERVLLLGAKMHIQFALDALA
- a CDS encoding sensor domain-containing diguanylate cyclase, which codes for MRLYPKKGFRLVTIVSTIIVFSILLTMIISIYSAYIVSKQALINNYLDNNYQHATELANAAGNILGTMQESIDALATIWQRENKIDQDLLEDLYTNNKNYFNSIVIVNKDLIVNNTVPATSGVKAGQQLSGPINNTLLEIQIPHITEPFMSKDGRWIVLVTSPLFDKQERYYGYIAGTIYLQKSNVLQGILEQDYSSDGSYVYAVGPKGNIIFHPNLKLVGSNKAADEAVWKVMAGLAGKIEFTDQQNQTFYTGYAYNMKSSWGVIVQTPASVISVPLRELLQKSILLSLPLLLITLAAGWIITYLAVRPLQVLADYSNRMVDDWKSEALPPIRSGTYEVKVLYQSIRFTTRQLQKYIVKLKNETALDGLTGLANRRNFDSTLETWCIGDEPFAMVMLDIDHFKRVNDTYGHLTGDRVMQFLAVTMRNVSREGDVCFRYGGEEFGILLRGCNVTRAYIVAERLRELLHGTVSPSGELITVSSGVVAFPEHGKTPNDLISHADEAMYTSKREGRNRTTIYQKEITKADNQNEVKSAEEINV
- a CDS encoding ABC transporter permease, with the translated sequence MVQTIITRTISSLLVILGSLTLVFAIFYLLPGDPVLSMIDPTYATPEMIENLRIQLGLDQPFYIQFGHYLADMLRGDFGVSMVNSDPVLPKIIANFPSTLILTLASTCIAVLIGVILGILSAVHRNGWIDILARTIGLFGISMPTFWSGILLILIFSIQLGWFPAMGSDGISTLVLPAITLGIVGAGFVIRMVRNSMLEVLSEPFITTLRAKGISRHVILYKHALRNALIPVVTVVGMQIGEMLAGTVVIETVFSRQGIGRILADAIMARDIPVVQGVVFFTAILYVVINLLVDISYTYIDPRIRRSLT